In the genome of Aspergillus flavus chromosome 8, complete sequence, one region contains:
- a CDS encoding uncharacterized protein (of unknown function-domain containing protein), giving the protein MADCPSGSCRVRVLTREQKRQEFAYDPAGPQETWQDFKWRILNFTQEYIEHNWDLPFVEEGLHDLWDELIHVAKRHPADSAEHDRLITLILEVREWGTVTRKKKGASADEEPEQVILPNGQRLWVDIPYLVQEFQDAWMKESMGYTAAQREGLAALTARLCAVGVYPSELSCCALWLFKETFETERPLIRVEGEGNATNACVPVVELLPACHAWLKYNSFKLAMFTATNHDYPPPSTGDSVQASTAPGDLVPKSEFPCSGFSIPRWVFWRRRYKHFHHCGNEQIAKLARACFEEAMFRGTRIGIELPGEKYF; this is encoded by the coding sequence ATGGCCGATTGCCCCAGTGGAAGCTGCAGGGTACGAGTTCTCACCCGAGAACAAAAACGCCAGGAGTTCGCATACGACCCCGCGGGTCCCCAGGAAACCTGGCAAGACTTCAAGTGGAGAATACTCAACTTCACTCAGGAATACATTGAGCATAATTGGGACCTTCCATTTGTTGAAGAGGGATTGCACGACCTATGGGACGAGCTCATCCACGTAGCAAAAAGACACCCTGCTGACAGCGCTGAACATGACCGACTTATTACATTGATCCTAGAGGTTCGAGAGTGGGGGACCGTCACGCGCAAGAAAAAAGGCGCCTCTGCCGATGAGGAGCCGGAACAGGTGATCTTGCCCAATGGACAGCGTTTGTGGGTTGATATCCCTTACCTTGTTCAGGAGTTTCAGGATGCTTGGATGAAGGAGTCCATGGGATATACGGCAGCGCAGCGGGAGGGTCTGGCAGCGCTTACGGCTAGACTGTGTGCTGTTGGAGTTTATCCTTCTGAGCTTAGTTGTTGTGCACTGTGGTTGTTCAAGGAGACATTTGAAACGGAGAGGCCCTTGATCCGGGTCGAGGGAGAGGGGAATGCAACCAATGCTTGTGTCCCCGTTGTTGAGCTTCTGCCCGCATGTCATGCGTGGTTGAAGTACAACAGCTTCAAGCTTGCGATGTTCACAGCGACAAACCATGACTACCCTCCTCCGTCTACGGGTGATAGCGTCCAAGCTTCAACTGCACCGGGAGACCTTGTCCCCAAATCCGAGTTTCCGTGCAGCGGCTTCAGCATTCCCAGATGGGTGTTCTGGAGGAGACGCTACAAACACTTTCATCATTGTGGAAACGAACAGATCGCCAAGCTAGCCCGGGCTTGCTTTGAAGAGGCGATGTTCAGAGGGACGAGGATAGGTATTGAGCTCCCTGGCGAGAAATATTTCTAA
- a CDS encoding uncharacterized protein (expressed protein): MSYQQPYQQPPPPQGYYPPPGGQYPPPQPMQYQQPPPQEEKKDRGCLTAW, encoded by the exons ATGTCCTACCAGCAGCCTTACCAGCAGCCACCTCCTCCCCAGGGATA CTACCCTCCCCCGGGCGGCCAATatcctcctccccagcccatGCAGTACCAGCAACCCCCACcccaggaggagaagaaggaccgTGGTTGTCTGACCGCCTGGTAA